From Coccinella septempunctata chromosome 4, icCocSept1.1, whole genome shotgun sequence, a single genomic window includes:
- the LOC123311566 gene encoding lysosomal thioesterase PPT2 homolog — MKYHYINVSKMKSIYTFIFLSLILTSKNSYAYKPVFLMHGIVTGSISMDLIKSRIQELHPGTIVYNTNKFSGWSSVESMWYQVQQLLLDIKNITEQHPDGIHLLGYSQGALLARSILQAYPEHNIKNFISLSGPQAGQYGTQFLHLIFPGLALKEAYELFYSRVGQHTSVGNYWNDPFHQELYHNFSQYLPYINNELKSTRSAQFKNALTKLNKMVLIGGPDDNVITPWESSQFGFYNDNMTVVNLISRPLYQQDLIGLKTLDESGRLDLITVPGVNHFMWHLNVSIVDNYIINYLD, encoded by the exons ATGAAATATCATTACATTAATGTTTCCAAAATGAAATCCATTTatacatttatttttttgtcattGATCCTTACATCAAAAAACAGTTATGCATATAAGCCTGTATTTTTAATGCATGGTATAGTAACTGGTAGCATAAGTATGGATCTGATTAAGTCCAGAATTCAGGAG tTGCATCCGGGTACTATAGTATACAACACAAATAAATTCAGTGGATGGTCAAGTGTAGAAAGTATGTGGTATCAAGTACAACAACTGCTATTAGACATTAAGAATATAACTGAACAACACCCTGATGGAATCCATTTATTAG GATATTCTCAAGGAGCCCTGTTAGCTCGCTCAATATTACAAGCATATCCTGAGCATAATATCAAGAATTTCATATCACTGAGTGGACCACAGGCTGGTCAATATGGAA cACAATTCTTGCATTTAATATTTCCTGGCTTAGCTCTTAAAGAAGCGTATGAATTGTTTTATTCTAGAGTTGGGCAACACACATCTGTTGGGAATTATTGGAATGATCCATTTCATCAGGAATtatatcataatttttctcAGTACCTACCTTATATCAACAATGAGTTGAAATCCACAAGAAGTGCTCAATTTAAAAATGCCTTGACAAAGTTAAACAAGATGGTTCTAATAGGAGGTCCAGACGATAATGTCATAACTCCTTGGGAGTCTAG tCAATTTGGGTTTTATAACGATAATATGACGGTGGTCAATTTGATCAGCAGGCCTCTATATCAGCAGGATTTGATAGGGCTGAAAACCCTTGATGAAAGTGGACGTTTAGATCTCATCACTGTTCCAGGAGTCAATCATTTCATGTGGCATCTCAATGTTTCCATTGTAGATAATTACATCATAAACTATCTCGATTGA
- the LOC123312035 gene encoding cGMP-dependent protein kinase, isozyme 1-like, which translates to MIKRLFSSSHSHTFAVDEGVYRRKSAIQILPANDGNKEFKSSVRKVSKSLEDEAKIRAAIEKNEFISHIITEKRLDAILRTIYSQEVKAGDLIIQEGEIGSELYISASGKFEIYNKTSTLITFEDTRVFGELALLYNEKRKASVHALTNGRLWVVENKTFKEIVHRSEEEERREMVFFLSKVPSLNTVPQDTLGFVTGLLIPTFFESGVKIVQEGDKGHSFFIIRAGSVQVTTKAAGVVATLSKGQYFGERALINEDVRCATVRAEPPGCECLVLSRKHFIKHFGDIKDFHRISITNSIKNLSIEDNHKYQDIEMRDLKRIRTIGAGGFGRVDLVQHKKDSNLVFALKYLKKYKCILKEQRDHVLNEKNVQMNCCCPFIIRMFKTFRDSRYLYFLMEAQLGGDLWRLLYYTRRKAFDDEEAKFYVACVIEAFSYLHERGIIYRDLKPENLLIANNGYVKLTDFGFAKLIGNGRTHSMVGTPDYMPPEIVLNKSHDRAVDCWTLGIFIYELITLKTPFKTCCDHDTYKLILKGLEHCKFPSHVSSKAKHLITRLCKARPSERFGYSKNGVADVKKHPWFSHFDWNELKSLGMKAPHVPKLVGQLDLSNFGTYKYDTREVPEVITNWDDDF; encoded by the exons ATGATCAAGAGACTCTTCAGTTCCAGCCACTCGCACACTTTCGCCGTGGATGAAGGAGTGTACAGAAGGAAATCCGCCATACAAATTTTACCTGCGAACGATGGCAACAAGGAGTTCAAGAGCTCAGTGAGGAAGGTGTCCAAAAGTTTGGA ggaCGAAGCCAAAATACGAGCTGCCATCGAAAAGAACGAATTCATTAGTCACATAATAACAGAAAAGAGGTTGGACGCCATCTTACGAACCATATACTCCCAAGAAGTGAAGGCTGGAGACCTTATAATTCAAGAAGGAGAAATTGGTTCGGAATTGTACATTTCCGCGtctggaaaattcgaaatatacAACAAGACGAGTACGCTAATCACATTCGAGGACACGAGAGTGTTCGGAGAATTAGCATTACTCTACAATGAGAAGAGAAAAGCTTCAGTGCATGCCCTCACCAATGGCAGATTGTGGGTGGTAGAGAATAAGACTTTCAAAGAGATAGTCCATCGTTCAGAAGAAGAAGAGAGGAGAGAGATGGTCTTTTTCCTGTCGAAGGTTCCTTCACTGAACACAGTACCACAAGACACACTCGGCTTCGTTACCGGACTTCTCATACCAACGTTCTTTGAGTCCGGTGTCAAAATAGTCCAAGAGGGAGATAAAGGACACTCTTTCTTCATCATAAGAGCAGGATCTGTACAAGTCACCACTAAAGCAGCAGGAGTCGTTGCGACATTGTCCAAGGGCCAGTACTTCGGAGAGAGGGCTCTAATAAATGAAGATGTGAGATGTGCGACAGTCCGAGCAGAACCGCCAGGTTGTGAGTGTTTGGTGTTGAGTCGAAAACACTTCATAAAACATTTCGGTGACATCAAAGACTTCCATAGAATTTCTATCACTAACAGCATCAAAAACCTCTCAATTGAAGACAACCACAAATACCAAGATATAGAAATGCGGGATCTTAAAAGAATCAGAACTATAGGTGCTGGAGGTTTTGGTAGGGTGGATCTGGTGCAGCATAAAAAAGACTCTAATTTAGTATTCGCCctgaaatatctgaaaaagtaCAAGTGTATACTCAAGGAACAAAGAGACCACGTCCTGAATGAAAAGAACGTGCAGATGAATTGTTGTTGTCCTTTTATAATACGTATGTTCAAGACGTTTAGAGACTCACGTTATCTTTACTTCCTAATGGAAGCGCAGCTTGGGGGTGACTTGTGGCGTCTTCTTTATTATACCAGGAGGAAGGCGTTTGACGATGAAGAAGCCAAATTCTATGTGGCCTGCGTAATAGAAGCATTTTCATACCTCCACGAAAGGGGTATAATCTATAGGGACTTGAAACCGGAAAATCTTCTAATAGCCAACAACGGATATGTTAAACTCACGGATTTTGGTTTCGCCAAATTGATAGGGAACGGGAGGACACACAGTATGGTAGGAACCCCTGATTACATGCCCCCTGAAATAGTCTTGAACAAGAGTCACGATAGAGCCGTGGACTGTTGGACTCTAGGCATATTCATTTATGAGCTGATAACGCTGAAGACACCCTTCAAAACCTGTTGTGACCATGACACCTACAAACTCATCCTCAAAGGTCTGGAACATTGCAAGTTTCCCAGCCACGTCTCTAGTAAAGCTAAACATTTGATCACGCGACTATGCAAGGCGAGGCCATCAGAGAGATTTGGGTACTCAAAAAACGGAGTGGCTGATGTTAAAAAGCATCCCTGGTTCTCGCACTTTGACTGGAACGAATTGAAAAGTTTGGGGATGAAGGCTCCTCACGTGCCCAAACTGGTAGGTCAGCTCGATCTCAGCAATTTTGGAACATACAAATATGACACTCGGGAAGTACCAGAGGTCATAACAAATTGGGATGATGATTTTTAA
- the LOC123310881 gene encoding uncharacterized protein LOC123310881, with protein sequence MSDHTAQKIIFATEKVKINNIYFRRFYGQQEKDAFLEKLFNKNWDLVREIDRSEVNRQWDVFMSEFINIFNENFPKKPSLNKKRAHIHKTPEIEKIKNELDILLVLSNVSPQHLDLYQKTKKEYDNALKNQRTKTYEERIIKSDNKGKTMWQICKEITGTTRSTEDWQLEGTPEEIAENFNDHYNNTVNTLLNNISTTPIDYSHMKRIEKSFYLRPTTPSEIENLSKNIKNKFSSGDDEIPIMIVKLSLPAVSEILSYIINNSFKHGIFPDSLKLALIKPIFKTGNPELLNNYRPISLLPAFSRIFEVLVSTRLTEYFKENNLFSHTQHGFLHGRSTQTAIFEFLQYILESLEDSKMALGIFLDLSKAYDSLNKEYLLQKLEFYGVRGNTIKWLDSFMTNRKQRVTITQNKNQSKSKILIRKIGIDQGSVIGTLLFLVYLNDLGHIVLQDEGNMVNFVDDTNLLTSAEDFEELSRQANHIFLKSKT encoded by the coding sequence ATGTCAGATCACACagcacaaaaaattatttttgctaCAGAAAAAGTAAAGATAAATAACATCTATTTCCGAAGATTTTATGGCCAGCAAGAAAAAGatgcatttttggaaaaattatttaacaAAAACTGGGACCTTGTGCGAGAAATAGATAGATCCGAAGTGAATAGACAATGGGATGTTTTCATGTCtgaattcataaatatattcaacGAGAATTTTCCCAAAAAACCATCTCTAAACAAAAAGCGAGCCCATATTCACAAAAcacctgaaattgaaaaaattaaaaacgaatTAGACATCCTCTTAGTCTTAAGTAATGTGAGCCCACAACATCTTGATCtttaccaaaaaacaaaaaaagaatatgacaATGCATTGAAAAACCAGAGAACCAAAACATATGAGGAAAGAATAATCAAGTCAGACAATAAAGGTAAAACTATGTGGCAAATATGCAAAGAGATCACTGGCACAACAAGATCCACTGAAGATTGGCAATTGGAAGGGACTCCTGAAGAAATAGCAGAAAATTTCAACGATCACTACAACAACACAGTAAACACCCTCCTAAATAACATATCTACAACACCTATAGATTATTCTCACATGAAGCGTATAGAGAAGTCCTTCTACCTGAGACCAACAACACCTTCCGAAATAGAGAACTTatcaaaaaacatcaaaaacaaATTCAGCAGCGGAGATGACGAAATTCCTATTATGATAGTCAAGTTATCATTACCAGCAGTCAGCGAAATACTATCATACATCATAAATAATTCTTTCAAACATGGTATATTTCCAGATTCCTTGAAACTAGCACTCATAAAACCAATATTCAAAACAGGCAACCCAGAACTTCTCAACAACTACAGACCCATAAGTTTACTACCAGCATTCTCCAGAATTTTTGAAGTACTAGTCTCGACAAGATTAACTGAATACTTTAAAGAAAACAACCTTTTTTCACATACCCAACATGGATTTCTACATGGACGCTCAACACAGACAGCTATCTTTGAATTCTTGCAGTACATTTTGGAGTCACTTGAGGACAGTAAGATGGCTCTGGGTATTTTCCTAGACCTCTCTAAAGCCTATGACTCATTAAACAAAGAATATCTTCTTCAGAAATTAGAGTTTTATGGAGTGAGAGGAAACACAATTAAATGGCTTGATTCATTCATGACTAACAGAAAACAAAGAGTTACCATCactcaaaataaaaatcaatcaaagtcaaaaatattgataagaaaAATAGGAATCGACCAAGGAAGCGTCATCGGCACACTCTTGTTCTTAGTATACCTGAACGATCTAGGCCACATAGTACTGCAAGATGAAGGAAACATGGTGAATTTTGTCGACGACACAAATCTATTAACCAGTGCCGAGGATTTTGAAGAGCTCTCGAGACAAGCAAATCACATCTTcttgaaatcaaaaacatga
- the LOC123311494 gene encoding cGMP-dependent protein kinase 1-like: MPFPCFWRRSSSYNVKHDFDFARNTSKTVSITKTSRLTDGEEISRRRTVLIPKNPPEDVVPGKSLEDNNAVQEKDFDEPKKVSISSIKLEENEEKLPDISGEYVTEDKYGNEEDRYSTQKEEHMDKQREETEIEKIDVGEISEKKSSITIIVHPAENLDENKENIKIENENHQNQEYDEKKSTTLLPINSSISRSSSVENVENEGSKTGSLISAERYSVDSTLSDALPTDEKGEEIRRRSGVLPTPVRFDEEVAKSLVKYPKSESDDKFIKDAICKNEFLSKVITGRRLQDVVDAMYFKEFKAKEKVIKEGQRGGHMYVAAEGEFEVTKKGKGVVNVMKPGDVFGELAILYNAKRFASVRSITASKVWVIDGTVYQQLVKKSNIEEQEEIVSFLQNLPILNEAGLDVLKKVASLLKPEFFETGTPIVKEGDRGDKFYIITAGSVTVTTESNGFEGQLHKGKCFGEKALLEPITRQATITADDPGTECLTLTQKHFMDNFGKIEDISKITVVSQPQIPIADVKKIVNEYSHLDLSEFKILKTLGVGGFGRVEFIQHKKDPSLTFALKCLKKYEMVQQEQQVHVINEMQIQMTCNSPFIIRLYKTFKDNKYIYFLMEVCLGGDLWSLLQRQPNKNFSEKGARFIAGCVLEALAYLHNEGFVYRDLKPENLLIDNNGYVKMTDFGFAKRVTPGVKSGTFAGTPEYLAPEIILNRGHDKAVDLWAYGIFIYELLNGKTPFRSNDPSYMKTYNNILSGLDIVIFPPHNSSKAKNLITKLLKKAPSERLGIEDIRTHKWFSDFEWEKLKACKITSPFKPKLSSNVDCRYIDHFRRDNDIPPDENSWWDEYF, translated from the exons ATGCCATTTCCCTGTTTTTGGAGAAGAAGCAGTTCATATAATGTGAAGCATGATTTCGATTTCGCCAGaaatacctcaaaaactgtttccATAACAAAAACTTCAAGGCTTACCGATGGTGAAGAAATTAGTAGGAGAAGAACTGTgttgattccgaaaaatccTCCTGAAGATGTTGTTCCAGGTAAATCATTGGAAGATAACAATGCTGTCCAAGAAAAAGACTTTGACGAGCCGAAAAAAGTTTCAATATCGTCAATTAAACTAgaagaaaatgaggaaaaattACCTGATATCTCTGGGGAATATGTCACAGAAGACAAGTATGGAAATGAAGAAGACAGATATTCTACTCAAAAAGAAGAACATATGGACAAGCAGAGGGAAGagactgaaattgaaaaaattgatgtgGGGgagatttcagagaaaaaaagttcaataacCATTATAGTCCATCCAGCAGAAAATTTAGATGAAAACAAGGAAAATATCAAGATCGAAAACGAGAACCATCAAAATCAGGAATACGATGAAAAAAAGTCTACAACTTTGCTTCCGATCAATAGTTCCATTTCACGTTCTTCTTCAGTAGAAAATGTAGAAAACGAAGGGTCGAAAACAGGAAGTCTTATAAGTGCAGAAAGATACAGCGTTGATTCAACTTTGAGCGATGCATTGCCAACGGATgaaaaaggagaagagataagaAGAAGATCTGGAGTTTTACCAACACCTGTACGTTTTGATGAAGAGGTAGCCAAAAGTTTGGTCAAGTACCCTAAATCTGAAAG CGATGACAAATTCATAAAGGACGCCATTTGCAAGAACGAATTCCTCAGCAAAGTAATAACAGGCCGTAGACTTCAAGACGTGGTAGATGCCATGTACTTCAAAGAATTCAAGGCTAAAGAGAAGGTAATAAAGGAAGGCCAACGAGGTGGTCACATGTACGTCGCTGCTGAGGGAGAATTCGAGGTAACAAAGAAGGGAAAGGGTGTGGTCAACGTGATGAAACCAGGAGATGTGTTTGGAGAGCTTGCAATTCTGTACAATGCTAAGCGTTTCGCGAGCGTGAGGTCCATAACAGCTTCTAAGGTGTGGGTTATAGATGGAACCGTCTACCAACAACTGGTGAAGAAATCGAATATCGAAGAGCAAGAGGAGATAGTCTCCTTCTTACAGAACCTCCCAATACTCAACGAAGCTGGCTTGGACGTTTTGAAAAAGGTGGCAAGTCTTCTTAAACCAGAGTTCTTTGAAACTGGTACTCCGATAGTCAAAGAAGGGGATAGAGGTGACAAATTCTACATCATAACAGCCGGATCCGTTACTGTAACTACTGAAAGCAACGGTTTCGAGGGTCAGCTCCATAAAGGGAAATGTTTCGGAGAAAAAGCGTTACTAGAACCAATCACACGTCAGGCCACCATAACAGCTGATGACCCCGGCACCGAATGCCTTACTCTAACCCAGAAACACTTCATGGACAACTTCGGAAAAATTGAGGATATCTCGAAGATCACAGTGGTTTCCCAGCCTCAAATACCAATAGCAGACGTAAAGAAAATAGTCAACGAGTACTCCCACCTAGACCTGAGTGAATTCAAGATTCTAAAGACTCTCGGTGTTGGCGGATTCGGTCGCGTAGAGTTCATTCAGCACAAAAAAGACCCTTCCTTAACCTTCGCACTCAAGTGCCTAAAAAAATATGAGATGGTTCAGCAAGAGCAACAGGTTCACGTGATCAACGAGATGCAGATACAGATGACATGCAATTCGCCATTCATCATTAGATTATACAAAACTTTTAAGGATAATAAGTATATATACTTCCTTATGGAAGTGTGTTTAGGTGGGGATCTTTGGAGTCTGCTGCAACGTCAACCTAACAAGAATTTCAGCGAGAAAGGTGCTCGTTTTATTGCGGGGTGTGTCCTAGAAGCCCTGGCCTATCTACACAACGAAGGGTTTGTTTACCGCGATCTGAAACCAGAGAATTTGTTGATAGATAATAATGGGTATGTGAAGATGACTGATTTTGGTTTTGCGAAACGTGTAACGCCAGGTGTCAAATCTGGAACGTTTGCAGGAACACCTGAATACTTAGCTCCTGAGATCATTTTGAATAGAGGACACGATAAAGCTGTAGATCTTTGGGCTTATGGTATCTTCATCTACGAACTTCTGAACGGCAAAACCCCTTTCAGATCTAACGATCCCAGTTACATGAAGACATACAACAACATCTTGAGTGGGTTAGACATCGTTATCTTCCCACCACATAACAGCTCAAAGGCGAAAAACCTCATTACGAAGTTGCTGAAAAAGGCACCTTCCGAAAGGTTAGGCATAGAAGACATAAGGACGCACAAGTGGTTCTCTGATTTCGAATGGGAAAAACTCAAGGCTTGCAAGATCACTTCACCATTCAAGCCTAAGCTCTCGAGTAATGTTG
- the LOC123311565 gene encoding CCR4-NOT transcription complex subunit 9, with the protein MTTPSTTSVQAVDRERVYQWILELANPETRENALPELSKKREVVPDLAPMLWNSFGTIAALLQEIINIYPAINPATLTAQQSNRVCNALALLQCVASHPETRSHFLVAHIPLFLYPFLHTVSKTRPFEYLRLTSLGVIGALVKTDEQEVITFLLTTEIIPLCLRIMESGSELSKTVATFILQKILLDDSGLSYICQTYDRFSHVAMILGKMVISLAKEPSSRLLKHVVRCYLRLSDNPRAREALRQCLPDQLRDNTFASCLQEDKSTNHWLQQLLNNLETPPPADSRQVGMSPLTSQ; encoded by the exons ATGACTACACCGTCAACTACAAGCGTACAAGCTGTGGATAGAGAACGAGTATATCAATGGATATTAGAACTAGCTAATCCCGAAACTAGGGAAAATGCGTTGCCTGAGTTaag TAAAAAAAGGGAAGTTGTTCCGGATTTGGCTCCAATGTTATGGAATAGTTTTGGGACAATTGCTGCACTCCTACAAGAAATTATCAACATATATCCAGCCATCAATCCCGCTACTCTCACTGCCCAGCAGTCGAACAG GGTATGCAATGCTCTAGCCTTATTGCAATGTGTGGCTTCCCATCCAGAAACTAGGTCGCACTTTTTGGTAGCTCATATTCCATTGTTTTTGTACCCATTTTTACACACTGTGTCAAAAACACGTCCATTTGAATATTTGCGTTTGACTAGTCTAGGAGTTATTGGTGCCCTCGTTAAG ACTGATGAGCAAGAGGTAATAACATTTCTGCTAACTACGGAAATTATTCCCCTCTGCTTGAGAATTATGGAATCAGGCTCAGAGTTAAGCAAGACTGTTGCGACTTTCATTCTACAAAAGATTCTGCTTGATGATAGTGGATTATCTTACATTTGTCAAACGTATGATAGGTTTAGCCATGTGGCTATGATTCTT GGAAAAATGGTTATCTCGTTGGCCAAAGAGCCATCATCAAGGCTTCTCAAGCACGTTGTCAGGTGTTACTTGAGACTGTCTGATAATCCAAG AGCCCGAGAAGCACTGAGGCAATGTCTTCCTGATCAATTAAGAGATAACACTTTTGCCAGTTGTTTGCAAGAGGATAAATCTACTAATCATTGGTTGCAACAGCTTCTCAACAATCTTGAAACTCCTCCACCGGCTGATAGTCGCCAAGTAGGAATGTCCCCCCTGACTTCGCAGTAG